The genomic interval TCGTGAGCGCACCGTTCGGCGCCAGAACGGACGTGGGCCTGGATCTGTCGCGAAGCCGAAAAGACCTGCCCACTAAGCCGGAGAAGAGCCTCGCGGGCGCCAAGCACAAGGCTCGGAGCCCCCTCGCGCCACGCATGGGGCTAATCCCGCTGGTCGCAACTTCTCTATTTGGGGTTGCAAAACCGCCATCGGCGCACGCGCTCAGCCTTAACAATCGATTACTTGCGTGATTCGCCGCCGGCGTTCATGAAAACTTCGTAATTCAGTATACGACAAGCACTCGAAGTATTCGAGAAGTAAAATAGTTGTTAATATCAGAGTACCGCGCTGTACTGCGAAAGATCACCAAATATTGCAGCGCGAAATATGGAGGATTGACCGCCTATATTCAGCCTCATTACAAGGCCACTCGTTCGACCACGAACATAGGGACGGGGGTTCCACTTGCCGCATATGGGGCAATACTCGACTTAAGGATAGGATATGGTTCGAAAGAAAACACCGGCGCTGCTCACCACCGGGCCGGCTGCGGCCGCGGCGATGATCGTCGCCTCTGTCTTCCTTGGCGGATCGGTAGGCGAAGCCTCGGCGAACAGCCGGCATCACCGCCACCACCACCATAGCCACCACAGCGACTGGCGCTCGGCCAATGCGTCGGTGGAGAGCGGCGGTGGCCGCAGCTTCTCCGGTATGGCTTCGTACTACGGCAATGAGTCCGGCAGCCGCACCGCGTCGGGCCAGCGCATGAACGCCAACGCGATGACCGCCGCGCACCGCACGCTGCCGTTCGGCACCAAGCTGCGCGTCACCCACGGCGGCCGTAGCGTGGTCGTCACCATCAACGATCGCGGTCCGTTCATTCGCGGCCGTGTTCTCGACCTGTCGACCGGCGCTGCGCGCGCGATCGGCCTGACCAGCCGTGGAGTCGGCCGGGTCGTTGCGGAAGTGATGTAACCGCGAAGCGGTTCTGCTTCCTCTGCAGATACAACACCTGACGTCCGGATTGGTTCGGCAACAAGCCGCACGCCGCGCTGACGTCACGTGACAAAAGCCTGCCGTCGACAATGACGGCAGGCTTTTCTTTTGTCGTCCGGGCGGCGCTGAAGATCAGAGAAAGCTTTGCGGATCGACGTCGACTTCTAGCTTCAGATTACCTTTGGTCTTGGGTCCTTTGGCGAGCCAAGAGCGCAAGTAGTTCGACAGATCGAACCCGCGCACCGATTTCACCAGCAACCGGAATCGATAGCGCCCCTTGATCACAGCGAGCGGCGCTTCGGCAGGGCCCAGCACCTGCACCCGCTCATCGAGCGGCGCAGCGCTCGCGAGCTGACGGCCGAAGCCTTCCGCGGTCGGCCGATCACCGGCCGATATGATCAGGCTCGCGAGCCTGCCGAACGGCGGATACAGCGTGCGCTCCCGGATGTCGATTTCGCTAGCGTAAAACGCCTCGCGGTCACAGGCGACCAACGCCTTCATCACCGGATGCTCGGGCTGATGCGTCTGCAGGAAGCCGACGCCGCGGCCCTGATCGCGGCCGGCGCGGCCGATCACCTGATTGAGCAGCTGGAAGGTGCGCTCGGCGGCGCGCGGATCGCCGTTGGACAGGCCGAGGTCGGCATCGACGACGCCGACCAGATTGAGCCGCGGGAAGTTGTGGCCCTTGGCGACGAGCTGGGTGCCGATGATGATGTCGACACGGCCCTCCGCGATCTCGTTCAGCTCGGCCCGCATCGTCTCGATCGAGGTGATCAGATCGCTCGACAGCACCATGGTGCGGGCATTGGGAAACAGGCTCGCAGCCTCTTCCTGCAGCCGCTCCACGCCGGGCCCGACCGCAACCAGCGAGCCCTCGGCGCCGCAATGCGGACAGGCCGGCGGCCGCGGCATCGAGAATCCGCAATGGTGACACACCAGGCGCTGCCGGAAGCGGTGATCGACCAGCCAGGCGTCGCAGATCGTGCAGGCAAAGCGATGCCCGCAGGCGCGGCACAGCGTCAGCGGCGCATAGCCGCGGCGATTGAGAAACAGCAGCGCCTGTTCGCGGCGCTCGATCGCGAAGCCGATCTGCTCGGCGAGCCGCGGCGAAATGAAGCGGCCACGCATCGGCGGCTCGCGCCGCAGATCGATCGCTTCGATCTGCGGCATGTGCTGTCCGCCGAACCGTGACGGCAGCGGAATCCGCGTGTAGCGGCCCTTGCGAGCATTGACCTCGGTCTCGACCGACGGCGTTGCCGACGCCAGCACGATCGGAATTTTGGCAATCGACGCCCGCACCACCGCCATGTCGCGGGCGTGATAATGCACGCCGTCTTCCTGCTTGTAGGCCTGGTCGTGCTCCTCATCGACGATGATCAGCCCGAGATCGGCGTAAGGCAGAAACAGCGCCGACCGGGCGCCGACCACGACGCGAGCCTGGCCCGCGGCGATTGCCGCCCAGTTGCGCGCGCGGGCGCGCGGGGTCAGTTCGGAGTGCCACTCCAGCGGCCGCACGCCGAATCGCTGGGAGAAGCGCTCGAGAAACTGCCCGGTGAGCGCGATCTCCGGCATCAGGATAAGGCTTTGCCGGCCCTGCCGGATCACCTCGGCGACTGCCTCGAAATAGACTTCAGTCTTGCCGGAGCCGGTGACGCCGTCGATCAGCGCCGCCTGAAAGCCGCCAGCGGTCACCAGGCCGCGCATGGTTTCGGCAGCGCGGGCCTGCTCGGGTGAAAAGTCAGCCGGCGCAAAATCCGGATCGGGCTCCGGTGCCGGGTTCTCACGCGGCATCGGCTCGACCTGCAGCGTCCCCTCGTCGACCAGTCCGTCGATCACGCCGGGGCTGACGCCGGCTTCCTTGGCGAGGTCGGATTTACCGTGCAGCAGCCCGTCCGACAGGATCTCCAGCAGGCGCCGGCGCGCCGGCGTCATCCGCTGCGGCGGCGAGCCGACCAGCCGCACGCCCAGGCGCTGCCGCTCCGGGCCCAGATGCTCGCCCATCCGCAGGCACATCCGCAGCACCATCCCGCGCGCCGACAGCGTGTAGGTCGAAACCCAGTCGACCATCCGGCGCAGCTCGTCGCGCAGCGGCGGCACGTCGAGCTTTTCAGCCACATCCTTGAGGCGGTTGTGCAACCGCGGGTCCGGATTCGGATTCTCCGCCCAGACCACGCCAAGGACTTCGCGGGCGCCCAGCGGCACCGCCACGACGTCGCCGGGCTTCAGCGAAAGGCCGCGCGGCACCCGGTACGAATAGGCCTGATCGATCGCAACCGGCACAAGGACGTCGACGACGCTGGCAGGCGCGTGGGAGGCCGGGCTGCTGATCGGCAAATCATCCATCGGCCCGGTGTGCCGCCAAAGCCCGGTTTCATCAATGGGAAAGGAAATCGGCTATGATTCGGAAACACTATCCCCGTCATTGCGAGGAGGCGAAGCCGACGAAGCAATCCAAAAAGCTACTGCACTGAGCTGGATTGCTTCGCTCGCAATGACGGAGAGCATCCGTTCTGGTCGGCAACAAGACACATGTCCAAAACCCACCCAGCGCCTGCGCCGCTCGAACTCTCCTGTGCGGCCGCCGATCTCACCGCCGAGATGGCGAAATGGCTGTCGCATCTGCGGGCCGAGCGGCGGCTGTCCGGCAAGACGCTGGAAGCCTACGCGCGCGACGTCCGGCAGTTTCTGCAATTCCTGGCCGAGCATTGGGGCGGTGAAGTCACGCTCGGCCGGTTCGCGCGGCTGGAGGCGACCGACGTCCGCGCCTTCATGGCGGCGCGACGGGCGGATGAGATCGCCGGCCGCTCGCTGATGCGTGCGCTGGCGGGGCTGCGTTCGTTCGGGCGTTTTCTCGAACGCGAAGGCAAGGGCCGGGTCGGGGCGCTGGCCTCGGTGCGGGCGCCGAAGATCAAGAAGAGCCTGCCGAAGCCGTTGCCGATTGCGGCCGCCAAGCGGCTTGCCGACGCCGACGAGCGCGCCGGTGAGGAGCGCGAGACCTGGGTGCTGATTCGCGACGCCGCCGTGATGGCGCTGCTGTACGGATCCGGCCTGCGTATCTCCGAAGCGCTCGGCCTGAAGCGCCGTGACGTGCCAGCGCCCGGCAAGGGCGACACCCTGATCGTGCACGGCAAAGGCAACAAGACCCGGATGGTGCCGGTGCTGCAAAAC from Rhodopseudomonas palustris carries:
- a CDS encoding primosomal protein N' — translated: MDDLPISSPASHAPASVVDVLVPVAIDQAYSYRVPRGLSLKPGDVVAVPLGAREVLGVVWAENPNPDPRLHNRLKDVAEKLDVPPLRDELRRMVDWVSTYTLSARGMVLRMCLRMGEHLGPERQRLGVRLVGSPPQRMTPARRRLLEILSDGLLHGKSDLAKEAGVSPGVIDGLVDEGTLQVEPMPRENPAPEPDPDFAPADFSPEQARAAETMRGLVTAGGFQAALIDGVTGSGKTEVYFEAVAEVIRQGRQSLILMPEIALTGQFLERFSQRFGVRPLEWHSELTPRARARNWAAIAAGQARVVVGARSALFLPYADLGLIIVDEEHDQAYKQEDGVHYHARDMAVVRASIAKIPIVLASATPSVETEVNARKGRYTRIPLPSRFGGQHMPQIEAIDLRREPPMRGRFISPRLAEQIGFAIERREQALLFLNRRGYAPLTLCRACGHRFACTICDAWLVDHRFRQRLVCHHCGFSMPRPPACPHCGAEGSLVAVGPGVERLQEEAASLFPNARTMVLSSDLITSIETMRAELNEIAEGRVDIIIGTQLVAKGHNFPRLNLVGVVDADLGLSNGDPRAAERTFQLLNQVIGRAGRDQGRGVGFLQTHQPEHPVMKALVACDREAFYASEIDIRERTLYPPFGRLASLIISAGDRPTAEGFGRQLASAAPLDERVQVLGPAEAPLAVIKGRYRFRLLVKSVRGFDLSNYLRSWLAKGPKTKGNLKLEVDVDPQSFL
- a CDS encoding septal ring lytic transglycosylase RlpA family protein; translated protein: MVRKKTPALLTTGPAAAAAMIVASVFLGGSVGEASANSRHHRHHHHSHHSDWRSANASVESGGGRSFSGMASYYGNESGSRTASGQRMNANAMTAAHRTLPFGTKLRVTHGGRSVVVTINDRGPFIRGRVLDLSTGAARAIGLTSRGVGRVVAEVM
- a CDS encoding tyrosine recombinase XerC, which produces MSKTHPAPAPLELSCAAADLTAEMAKWLSHLRAERRLSGKTLEAYARDVRQFLQFLAEHWGGEVTLGRFARLEATDVRAFMAARRADEIAGRSLMRALAGLRSFGRFLEREGKGRVGALASVRAPKIKKSLPKPLPIAAAKRLADADERAGEERETWVLIRDAAVMALLYGSGLRISEALGLKRRDVPAPGKGDTLIVHGKGNKTRMVPVLQNVLEQIAEYAAACPYNLPPDGPMFVGARGGPLSPRIIQLAMERLRGGLGLPDSATPHALRHSFATHLLSRGGDLRAIQELLGHASLSTTQVYTGIDTERLLEVYNSAHPRA